gcGGGGGTCCCCGATCCCGTCTTGCCGCTGCTATATACCGCGGCTCCGCCTCCATGCGCTCAAGCGGCTCCACCTCTTCCACAGCTACCTACAATACCTTGCAAGTCGCGCCCCACCGTCGCCGTCGCCAGATTCAAGCTTTCCAGGGCTGGGAGATACAGATACCACGAGCTGGGCTGGGTTCGTTGACTGGACTGacctgtgaatctgaggatgaggTCCGCGCTGAGGACAGCCATCGCGGTTCAGGGCCGCCGCATCGAAGTTGCCCACCTGGGATCCTGGATCTCGTTGCGTTTCGGTGGAAGGAAATGCGAGGGCTTTGATCTTGGGCTCCTGCCTCCTGGGGCAGCGGCCGCCGCCAAGCCTCAGGTGGCAGATGGGTGCGCAGCATCGGCGGCAGATGGGTGGGTGCGCAGTAGCTGGCAAGTCCGGCGCTCGTCGGCGGCTATGCGGACTTTttcgcgggcgggcgggcggcgtgtGAGGACTGAGGAGCGGCGACTGGGAGAGAAGAGAAGGAACGGGTGTCTGTCTTGGGAAGAAAGAAAGAGTACACGGTTGACTCTGCACTTGCACTGTGGGCTCAAACTAATGCTGGGCCTTATATTCTCGGGCCCAAAAGGGCACCCGCAGGGGAGATGGGACTTGCCACGGAGACCGAGCGAGCGCCTAGCGCGTCAAACTCATGAGCGAGCGCACCAGCGATGGCGGCCCGGCCGCTTCCCACACGTATCTCATGTGCAAtatctgatctacttttgaaacatctaaatACAATAGTTGCAGCATATCAAAGAATACAGATAAAACACTTCAAACAAGTGtgtgaaacacttacaaaaacatctaaaaaacatttaaaaaccattgcaaacatatgcaacatccagatgagaCACTTGTAACGTATATataaaacacctaaaaacacttgaaacatatgcttgcaacattcaTGTATATACAACCtacagatctacttttacaatatccagataaaatacttgcaatatTCTtttggaacagatgaaacatttggatatacacttaaaacatacgtgtatagccattacaacatgtacaacatcccaatctacttatACAACATCCGTataaaaacacttaaaacatacatatgaaacaactgaaatacttgaaacatacatatgaaacataggcttgcaacatatcTAAAAACGCctggaaacacttgaaaaacatagCATTGCCAGCGGGCacggcctacctggtggggaactgcggTGGCGCAAACCTCCCCTTCCTGCCGATGacgcgaggtggatgggggcatAAGCGCAGGGACATGCTTCCCTAGGCGTAGGCGCAGGCCTCCCTTGCCTTCTTTTCCTCTACGGGCGAGGTGGATGGGTCGTAGCGATGGATGGTGGTGCGGCGTGGGCGCGCGGAGCAGTGAGGGAAAGGGTCGAGTGCCTCGCGGGAAGGAGCGGTGCGGGAAGGGCAGGCCACGCGGGAGAGACGCCGTAGCAGGCGCTCCATGCTGGGGAGGAAGCGGAAAAGAGAGAGCGACCTGCTGCGGGACCTTAAGGGGGCGGGGTTGGCCGGAGGTGTGGTGAGGGGCTTGGAGCAGCTGAGGAGGACACTACAGTCGAGTGGGGAAACTTTCTTTTTTTAAGGCTAGTCAGCTGCATAGGAGGGAAGGAGCACTGGGAGCCATGCCCGACGAGATGGATATCCGTGGCCAAGTGTTTTCGAATTCAAAAATCATATCACTATAAGGGTGACTTATCGGGCTTTCTTGGATAAAAAACAATTATTACTTTTTTAATTAAAACAATTACTACTTTTTGAACCTGGTTTGTTATTTTTTTGAAAACGATTTATAGATACGACTCTGTATTTGGTCGCTCCTATAAGAtcaatttatagaggcggctgaaaACAAGAGTCGCCTCTGTAAATCCATTCGTAGAGGCAACTATAAATAAGAGCCACCTCTACAGCCTCTATAGTGGCTTTCTGACCACCTCTATAAACATTTTGTGCAGTAGTGATATTATACCTTAGATGTACGCTAACAGATACCAATTATATATTTGTTGTGTTTGTAGTGGTCTCAAAAGAATGGGCCTATTGTTGCTTGTTGTTAATTAACACATTCTAGATTTTGAACTTTGAAACCCCCACCCCTAACCTGTTCAtttagctgataagtcatggctgtaagtattattggctgatttattgtgagagaaaaatattattcgttggctgaaaagtacggtttataagccaaacgaacatggcgaTAAATTTGTTTTGATTTTTTAAATTGGTATATTAAAAGTATCATTTAATTTTATTAATAGTTAGTGTAAATATGAAAAGGCAAACAGCACCCGTTTGCTTCAGCAGTTGATATGACTATATGAGCCCGTGCCCCATGCCACACAGGACGCCAGGACCGGTCAAATTCAGTGTCCGTCAATCGTCACACGTGTCTTCCGTGGCAGATGAATCATGGATGTGACGGTGACGAACCCTGCCTACCCGGACCGACCGTCTCACGTGTCACGATCAACTAGAGAATGGTGGAGATTAGCTGAGGTAGTTATGCTACCATAACCGATTCCCTAACTACCAGCATACGACGCCGATCGATGCAAGCATGCATCACTTCATATGCAAAGCACTTTTGCAACGACGACGCATCACGCAATTAGCGAGCGACACAGCAACGAACTGCAAGTCTGCATTCTGCAAGCAGAAACACGATCGATCGACTCGTGCTGTGCCGGCCGTCAGGCGCGTGAGAATTGAAGCAGCAGCAGATCGATCGATCATCGATGGGGCTGATGAGGCTGACGACAACGATCAGGCTGCTGTCGGCGGCCGCGCTGGTGACGACAGCGCTGCTGGCGGCGGTGCCGGTGGCGTCGGGGCAGCAGCAGCCGGCGGGGGCGGCGTCGTGCACGGCGTCGCTGCTCACCAGTTTCACCCCGTGCTTCAGCTTCCTGACCAGCAACAGCAGCAACGGGTCTCCGCCGACGCGGGAATGCTGCCGGTCGCTGGCGGCGCTGGTGAACGCCAGCACCGGCTGCGCGTGCCTCGTCCTCACGGGCGCCGTGCCGCTGCCGGCGCTGGGCGTCCCCGTCAACCGCACGCTCGCCGTGTCGCTGCCCAAGGCGTGCGACTCCATGTCCGTCCCGCTGCAGTGCCGAGGTACGTCGTCGTGCGTGCGCGTGACCGTGAGTGAGCTCTAGCGAGTGCAGTTGTTCTGCAGGTGCCCGATGCTAACCCGTTGCTGTGCTGTGCATGCAGACACGTCGTCGGCTCAGAGCCCGGCTCCAGGCCCCGTCGCAGACACACCCTCCACGCCCGCGTCGACGCCGGCGACGCCAGAAGCTCCGGCGGCGCCTACCGTGGACCCCACGGCGACGGCACCGGTGAGCCAGGGGCAGACGAGGCCGATGGTGCTGCCCAGCTCCGCCCGGAGAACAGCAACCAGCGCCCACGTCGCCGCGGCGCCGGCGCTAGGGCTGCTGCTCGCCGTTGCGGCCGCGCTAGTGTGATCGCACCGCACGCGGCGGTGACCTAGCTGCGGATTGAAAGAttctttgttctggtggagtggtTTGCATGTGCAGTGGTGCTTGATTGTTTGCCCGAGAGTGTGGTTCACAGATTTGTAGTACTGTAGTACATATATTTGTTTGCGATTAAAGGCTCTAGTATATGTGTAAACTATATATATTGCATTCTTTCAGCTGGCTTCCTGACCATGGGTTGAATAATTAACTTTGACGTTGCAGTCTCATGGAGTCTGTTTCATATACAAACGATAATAATTATCCGCTCGTCCAGACGCTCAATCTGGTCACCGCAGCGGCTTTATCCACCGCACCATCCGACCTCCGCGCCCGACTCCACCGCACCGCTCGCCCGCCACTCACCTTCTCCAGCACGGGGGGTCGCTCGCTGCGGGCAACACAGGCTCCCATGCGCTGCTGCCTCCACTGTGAGGGCGCCTCACCGTAGGGGACGCCCACCCGTTggcatctcccccccccccccttcccccGCTATTCcgcgtcgacgagcctccatttcgTCCAAGTAGCAAGTAGATGTTACGCTCaaaagcacatgttgcaagtgcctgtttcaagtgtttcagatgtttcataggtatgttacAAGTGCTtcatatcgatgttgcaaaagtagattgagatgatgcatatgttgcaatggttgtacacgaaTAGTGCACAGCTTCTgtttccaatgtttcatctgttttttagacgtatgttacaagtgtgtttatctggatgttgtaaatgttttaaacatatattgcaagtgttttatctagatgttgcgtgtgtatgcaatggtttcaagtgtttttaatgtgtttttgtaaatgtttcatacacatgtttcaagtgtttcatctgtctttagacgtatgttgcaagtgttgcatctggatgtttcaaaaatagatcgggtgttgcatctccctcctcgtaTTCTACTGCCTCACCttggtgctcctcctcctcccagagCCGGCTGGGCATCCGACACGACGTCGCAGCTGGGGCACACCGCGGGTCCTTCTGAACTAGAGGCGTAGGCAAGCGCTGCCCCCTCCCCCTCTTCTCGATGTTGTTGACGTTCAGGTGGCGTGGGCCCCCATGTGGGGCACGAAACAGAGTGCAGGCGCGGACGCTCATCCAGACGTCTGGGGGCTACCAGCACTGTCGTTATACAAAGCACAACGCATGAATTTTTTGCAGGAGTTTGAAGTGAACTTGTGCCGTCCAGTTCACCAGCCAAATTCACCTCCAAATTACTAGGCGCCCAGAGTAGAAATCTTGGACAAGAATGGGTCCttttgggtgggtgggtgggggggggggggggggggggggggggttgtgctgatgatgatgaataccTCATCCAATTTACCTCCAAATTCGACTTTTCGACGCATGTGTCTCACCTCACATACCCTGGGACCCGCACCTAATTTGTACATCCCTTTCTGATGAGGTGGAATGGAATTGTCCAATTTCACTTTTTGTATGTGTTTGTTTTGGTATGAAAGAGGAAAATAGTTTTCAAATGAGAATATTCATGCTACACGAGAACGTTATCGAAACCTCCTCGATAACGCAAGTGGTAACACGAAGGCAGAGAGATGGTGCAGTGTACCATAAGACTGCCCACCGTGTTGCTTTTTACCGATGCTGATACAAGAGAGAGAACATTGAAGCATAGGGTGGACACATTGTGGAGGCTGATGCTGAAACCAGAAATGTTCAACccagggcctcgtttagatcacctccaaattctaagtttttttactctctcttcgtcacatcaatttttagccacttgcatagagcattaaatgtaggtaaaaaaataattaattgcatagtttagttggaaatcacgagatgaatcttttgagcttagttgatccacaattggacaatatttactaaATAAGACAAAAGTACTACTATTCATTGGTTTGAAattttttacaatctaaacatggcccaggTCAACCTGCCTTCCTCGGTGTCGGTGCTGACAAATACGGAGTAAAATAGTATATTTTGTGCCGGCCATTGGTCTGGGCATAACAACCTGGCTCCGTACATTTTTTTAAAAACCCTGGCTCGGTACACTTAGGGCATGTTTGTTCACCCATACTTTAGGTACTAAAATATCAAATACCCCACTAAAGTTTAGAGACCATTAAGATTTAATGGTTTTAAGTCACCAAGGAATAGTTAAAAGTGACTAAAGTATACATGGAACAGCTACTTTAATGATTTTTAGTCACTATAACTAAACAGTGGGTCACTAAACTTTAGAGGGGCTACTAAATTTTAGGAGTGggtccaaacaggcccttatgcCTGAGCGGCTGAGCATGCAGCAGTGAAGTATCAACGCAGACATTGTGACCGTAAGTTTTTGGTATCGGTGTAGGGTGGTGCACGGAGATTTTGAGCTTGTTAGGCGGAGCTTCTCTAGAGAAGTCGGAGCCATTTTTTAAATGGAACGGAGCTATTTTGACAAAATAGCTCAAGCTCTTCTATTTTTTACTGAAAAACAGTTCTTCCTACGAAATATTTGATAGGGCTTTAGAAATGGCTCTTTCTACGAAACATTTGAAAGGGCTCCTCCAAAAGTCAGAGTCAGAGTGGGGGAAGAGTCTTACCAAACAGACTCGTTATTTCAGCGTGGATAACACTGTAGATAGTTTATTTAAGGGCAGATGAATAGAAGGTAGTAAGGGTACTGTCACAGTGAGAGAGAACGTGAGGCGCGCCACGAGGCCTGAGCCAAGAGCCTAGGACATGGGAAGCGCACCAGCGTCACGACTCACGACTGAAGAGTCTACAACCAGTGATGAGCGACTGGCCATCGTGGTcaccttcttttcttttttctttttactgGGTAGCATGCCATGCGTTATTATgagacaactaaacttttgtactaaaaacacatggatcgtaCGATTAGTTTTTGTTTCATGCCCACGCGTTACAACAAGAGCAACAAAACTAACACAatcaagatgatggttcatgtctATATGTTTCCCAAGCAATGTTTTTAGTGAACTCTTAAGATTGAACAAGACTAACACAATCaaaattttctttttcaaaatAATTTTTTATTGCAAGGTGCTTCGTGATTACAATTACAAAATACTGAAATATAACAAAGTGCTCCGTGATTCAACACCTAAGCTGACTAGTTCGCTAGGCCTTTTGAGAATGATCTAATCATTGGAGCGCTTCCCTAAGAGAAGGACTCAAAAACCAGTCTTCTATCATGCTTGGATCGTAGGGGCAGCACCAACACTCTCGACATGCCTCCCCAGTCGCCATCTCTGCCACCAGTGTGACTGAAACAAAACAGCTGTTGCGCTTCAAAGTTGAAACCAAACAACTCTGGGGCGTGTCTCTGTCTTGACCAACAATAACAGGAGTGAGTTATGTTTTGACTTGATAATTGTCTTGCTAGTAATCAAGAGAAAAGTAATTACCTAATTGATTGCAATATCAAGAAACAAAAGCTAGTTAAAAAAACCTATTATTCACGTGGTATAAGAGGGCTGCTTGGAGGCCACTGCTTGGTGCAGGCGTGGCGCTCATGACTTCATGAGCCCTGGCTTTCTGTATCAGATGTGCGCGTAAGGAACAAATGTCCCTAGAACAACATTCACtatgccagatttgcacatcactgtcggcatcatcactgccggatttgtgagaaccggcaatgatgtaccttcactgtcggttatgagcttgaaaatggaaaaatgattggggttgggctaaaaccgacaatgaaggaccacatcactgccggtttgtggcttaaaccggcagtgttttggcggccacttatcactgccagtttaagccaagagccgacagtgattgtgctctatcactatcggttctagcaaagaaccgacggtgataagcctacaacacaaaaaggctgcagccatcctctcctccccctctctttcatcccgagaacagaggcgcgcatttggacccttccctccattactgtggctgctcttcaccatgaagctagtgcttgaattttg
Above is a genomic segment from Miscanthus floridulus cultivar M001 chromosome 3, ASM1932011v1, whole genome shotgun sequence containing:
- the LOC136545285 gene encoding non-specific lipid transfer protein GPI-anchored 20-like, yielding MGLMRLTTTIRLLSAAALVTTALLAAVPVASGQQQPAGAASCTASLLTSFTPCFSFLTSNSSNGSPPTRECCRSLAALVNASTGCACLVLTGAVPLPALGVPVNRTLAVSLPKACDSMSVPLQCRDTSSAQSPAPGPVADTPSTPASTPATPEAPAAPTVDPTATAPVSQGQTRPMVLPSSARRTATSAHVAAAPALGLLLAVAAALV